In Fibrobacter sp. UWB10, a single window of DNA contains:
- the glyA gene encoding serine hydroxymethyltransferase, with protein MLKSTLQQTDPEIYNIIQEEAERQEYGIELIASENYTSKAVMEAMGSVLTNKYSEGYVGKRYYGGNEVIDKMEALAIDRCKKLFGCDHVNIQPLSGSPANAAVYFAVLKPGDKVLGLKLDHGGHLSHGHPVNFSGMLYNFVQYEVDKETGRIDMDKVREIALREKPKMILAGFSAYSRNLDWKRFKEIADEVGALTMADISHVAGLIAGKAIDSPVPYFDIVTTTTHKTLRGPRSAIIMCKDRTIQKMVKGELKEVSLAKEIDKGVFPGMQGGPHDHINAGKAVAFLEALQPEFQTYAKNVIKNAQAMSDEMQKLGYRVISGGTDNHLIVVDMTSQGVSGKEAEVAMEKVGISCSRSTIPFDPRKPMDPSGVRLGTPAITTRGFDEEDTREVARIIDRAIKAKDDDAALKKIREEIVALCKKHPLYK; from the coding sequence ATGCTCAAATCTACACTGCAACAGACCGATCCGGAAATCTACAACATCATCCAGGAAGAAGCCGAACGCCAGGAATATGGCATCGAACTCATCGCTTCCGAAAACTACACCTCCAAGGCCGTCATGGAAGCCATGGGCTCCGTGCTGACCAACAAGTACAGCGAAGGCTACGTTGGCAAGCGCTACTACGGTGGTAACGAAGTGATCGACAAGATGGAAGCTTTGGCCATCGACCGTTGCAAGAAGCTCTTTGGTTGCGACCACGTGAACATCCAGCCGCTGTCCGGTTCTCCGGCCAACGCTGCCGTGTACTTCGCCGTCCTCAAACCGGGCGACAAGGTCCTCGGCCTCAAGCTCGACCACGGTGGACACCTTTCTCACGGCCATCCGGTGAACTTCTCCGGCATGCTCTACAACTTCGTGCAGTACGAAGTCGATAAGGAAACTGGCCGCATCGACATGGACAAGGTCCGCGAAATCGCTCTCCGCGAAAAGCCGAAGATGATCCTCGCCGGTTTCTCTGCCTACAGCCGTAACCTCGACTGGAAGCGCTTCAAGGAAATCGCAGACGAAGTCGGCGCCCTCACCATGGCTGACATTTCTCACGTCGCTGGCCTCATCGCCGGTAAGGCAATCGATTCTCCGGTGCCGTACTTCGACATCGTGACGACCACGACCCACAAGACTCTCCGTGGCCCGCGTTCCGCTATCATCATGTGCAAGGACCGCACCATCCAGAAGATGGTGAAGGGCGAACTCAAGGAAGTTTCTTTGGCCAAGGAAATAGACAAGGGCGTGTTCCCGGGTATGCAGGGTGGTCCGCATGACCACATCAACGCCGGTAAGGCCGTTGCATTCCTCGAAGCTCTGCAGCCGGAATTCCAGACCTACGCCAAGAACGTCATCAAGAACGCTCAGGCTATGTCCGATGAAATGCAGAAGCTCGGTTACAGGGTTATTAGTGGCGGTACCGACAACCACCTCATCGTTGTCGATATGACTTCTCAGGGCGTTTCCGGTAAGGAAGCCGAAGTGGCTATGGAAAAAGTCGGCATCTCCTGCAGCCGTTCTACGATTCCGTTCGATCCGCGCAAGCCGATGGACCCGTCCGGTGTCCGTCTCGGTACGCCTGCTATCACGACTCGTGGCTTCGACGAAGAAGACACTCGCGAAGTGGCCCGCATCATCGACCGCGCTATCAAGGCTAAGGACGACGATGCTGCTCTCAAGAAAATCCGCGAAGAAATCGTGGCTCTCTGCAAGAAGCATCCGCTTTATAAGTAA
- a CDS encoding BamA/TamA family outer membrane protein, whose product MKKFLFLLLAFAFVCFAADDDKHPWYVNLKGNKAFSNFQLEEQLDIPEEFGKMDTTKQDFMMRLSLENIKALYYSRGYYSLSMSMEIHRDIISADSSVRGYFITIRDGERYRFSGGKIIVPEESRVELDESKLNIAQDHLYNQDDIAEDLEDIQKAYRREGYLHSTLSSIEMIDTTRKKIFVQITVNPGAKVMMGNMISSSHRSKDKRNPNVVISETGLTDTAWLSSLWRIPEGEIIDGNQYNTFRNKLFSTQLFTQIKMSDSLREDGLSDVYLNVTERIPGETRYGFFFEEIYGFGAFASAKHKNFLGHFHEFSASAQIAQHKQEASIGYANPLLFGTSFSFIPTAIRFEDHVTLNHEKINPPAYPDSLEERYEVINRADLTFGITKHIRFRGTFDTRYVNKNQDRLFKVKGETALTFDYTDDYFNPTKGIRLAPTFGAGSNWKADLQNPTMVGNPYTYGEMTINLYHPLFWTFYGAISGSAGKFFAKALEDDARIFYQGGTRSVRGYRFRSIFASDTSYESTVDDDGNDIIDTVINTGLTPLYFRFNEEIRWTFPWKSWQRWQIVQFYDWAKVTDSESSKYAEKERESFGFGVRYRWQFLTFRLDYAFKKDLSNWDLEHFASGRFAFDLSQTF is encoded by the coding sequence ATGAAAAAATTCCTGTTCCTTCTTTTAGCTTTTGCGTTCGTCTGTTTCGCAGCCGATGACGATAAGCACCCTTGGTACGTAAACCTGAAGGGTAACAAGGCATTTTCGAATTTCCAGCTCGAAGAACAGCTTGACATTCCCGAAGAATTCGGCAAGATGGACACAACCAAGCAAGACTTCATGATGCGTCTTTCGCTTGAAAACATCAAGGCGCTTTATTATTCTCGCGGCTATTACAGCCTTAGCATGTCCATGGAAATTCACCGCGACATTATTTCAGCAGACAGCAGCGTGCGCGGCTATTTCATTACCATTCGCGACGGCGAGCGTTACCGTTTTAGCGGCGGAAAAATTATCGTTCCCGAAGAAAGCCGAGTTGAACTAGACGAATCGAAATTGAATATCGCGCAAGACCACCTTTACAATCAAGACGACATTGCCGAAGATTTGGAAGACATTCAAAAGGCTTACCGCCGCGAAGGTTACTTGCACTCAACGCTTTCTTCAATCGAAATGATTGACACCACGCGCAAGAAAATCTTTGTCCAGATTACGGTGAATCCCGGCGCGAAAGTCATGATGGGCAACATGATTTCGTCTAGCCACCGTTCCAAAGACAAGCGCAATCCAAACGTAGTGATTTCTGAAACGGGCCTTACCGACACCGCATGGCTTTCAAGCCTATGGCGCATTCCAGAAGGCGAAATTATTGACGGTAACCAGTACAACACTTTCCGAAACAAGCTTTTCTCGACACAGCTATTCACGCAAATCAAAATGAGCGACTCGCTCCGAGAAGACGGCCTTTCAGACGTTTACCTGAACGTTACGGAACGTATTCCGGGCGAAACCCGCTACGGTTTCTTCTTCGAAGAAATTTACGGATTCGGTGCATTCGCCTCGGCAAAGCACAAGAACTTCTTAGGGCACTTTCATGAATTTTCGGCAAGTGCGCAAATTGCCCAGCACAAGCAGGAGGCCTCTATCGGTTACGCCAACCCGCTCTTGTTCGGAACCTCGTTCAGCTTTATTCCGACTGCAATCCGCTTTGAAGACCACGTTACGCTAAACCACGAAAAAATCAACCCGCCGGCATACCCCGACAGTTTGGAAGAACGCTACGAAGTCATCAACCGTGCAGACTTGACCTTCGGCATTACAAAGCACATTCGTTTCCGCGGTACATTCGATACTCGTTACGTGAACAAGAACCAAGACAGGCTCTTCAAAGTGAAGGGCGAAACTGCACTCACCTTCGACTACACCGACGACTATTTCAACCCCACAAAAGGTATTCGACTTGCCCCTACATTTGGCGCAGGCTCTAACTGGAAAGCCGATCTTCAAAACCCGACCATGGTGGGCAACCCTTACACCTACGGCGAAATGACCATCAACCTTTACCACCCGCTATTCTGGACTTTTTATGGAGCTATAAGCGGCAGCGCGGGTAAGTTCTTCGCCAAAGCACTCGAAGACGACGCCAGAATCTTTTACCAGGGCGGTACGCGTTCTGTGCGCGGTTATAGATTCCGCAGTATTTTCGCAAGCGATACAAGTTACGAAAGCACCGTCGATGACGACGGCAACGATATTATCGACACCGTCATCAACACAGGCCTAACACCGCTTTACTTTAGATTCAACGAAGAAATCCGCTGGACATTCCCGTGGAAATCTTGGCAGCGTTGGCAGATTGTGCAGTTCTATGATTGGGCGAAAGTCACCGACAGCGAAAGTTCTAAATACGCCGAAAAAGAACGCGAAAGCTTTGGTTTCGGAGTCCGTTATCGCTGGCAGTTCTTGACGTTCCGCCTAGATTATGCATTCAAGAAAGATTTGAGCAATTGGGATTTGGAGCACTTTGCTTCAGGCCGATTCGCCTTCGACCTATCGCAAACATTCTAG
- a CDS encoding FISUMP domain-containing protein — translation MKYFAALLLSAVLFVACSGESSSSAPDPIGEISSSSNDDNGSTSSSSQKASKKSSSSVAEKNSSSSVSGKNSSSSVVESSSSIEIDPICVDGDTSIKDGYGQRRYRTCRNGRWETDSSARLDSLDSLAAIEKNKEHPNMDSLFAGYNGNYFEFEDPRDGRKYKYLKFEGRSEDFDAFTTFYVMAENLNYGKMIPSGTTKFDDSVTEKLCYVDDEWFCDNHFGGLYTWAEAMNLPKVCDSVAVDSNDACKAITKERSSIPGEEYLNIIWQGICPDGWHIMNQREWKYANGDIRSKILWEENAGRNSDGLAIIPTARLQTDVYTALWMPSALESNVAKAVYFYSTSNNADLSGKEITRRTFRSVRCVMDEDNPLAKN, via the coding sequence GTGAAATATTTTGCTGCGTTGTTGCTTTCGGCAGTTTTGTTTGTCGCCTGTAGTGGTGAATCTAGTAGCTCCGCTCCCGATCCAATCGGTGAAATCTCGTCGAGTAGCAATGACGACAACGGTTCTACTTCCTCGTCTTCTCAGAAAGCTTCTAAAAAATCTAGTTCCTCGGTTGCTGAAAAGAATTCTTCTAGTTCTGTAAGTGGTAAGAATAGTAGCTCGTCGGTGGTCGAGTCGAGTAGTAGTATAGAAATTGATCCTATCTGCGTCGATGGTGATACGTCTATTAAAGATGGTTATGGACAGCGCCGATATCGTACATGTAGAAATGGACGCTGGGAAACGGATTCGTCTGCTCGTCTTGATTCTTTGGACTCTCTTGCTGCTATCGAAAAAAATAAAGAACACCCGAATATGGATAGCTTGTTTGCGGGTTACAATGGAAATTATTTTGAATTCGAAGACCCGCGTGATGGTCGCAAGTATAAGTATTTAAAATTTGAAGGCCGTTCAGAAGATTTTGATGCGTTTACAACTTTTTATGTAATGGCCGAAAATTTGAATTATGGCAAGATGATTCCTAGTGGCACGACGAAATTTGACGATAGTGTAACCGAAAAACTATGCTACGTAGACGACGAATGGTTCTGCGATAACCATTTTGGTGGACTTTACACTTGGGCCGAGGCTATGAATCTGCCCAAGGTCTGCGATTCTGTTGCTGTGGATAGTAATGACGCGTGCAAGGCAATAACAAAAGAGCGGAGTTCTATTCCAGGTGAAGAGTATTTGAATATCATTTGGCAGGGGATTTGCCCCGATGGCTGGCATATTATGAACCAGAGGGAGTGGAAATATGCCAATGGCGATATTCGTTCGAAAATTCTGTGGGAAGAGAACGCTGGGCGTAATTCTGATGGCTTGGCTATTATTCCGACAGCTCGATTGCAAACAGATGTTTATACTGCGCTTTGGATGCCTTCTGCTTTGGAAAGTAATGTCGCAAAAGCAGTGTATTTTTACTCTACTTCAAATAATGCTGATTTGTCAGGTAAAGAAATAACACGAAGAACATTTCGTTCTGTCCGTTGTGTAATGGACGAAGATAATCCTTTGGCCAAAAACTAG
- a CDS encoding ABC transporter ATP-binding protein, whose translation MFAIKVQGVSFAYPGASEKALASVNLEIPEGSFFALLGPNGAGKTTLLRLLCGRFSKFSGSLEIADGLRGKNGFLDPCACGILLENPGVYPKLSIAEYVDYFVGFYAARKPEWNESAARERIATLAKKLELPSLETRMGKLSLGNRQKVQLLRAMAPSPRLLILDEPVANLDPMARETVWSLLADWRKDEGGTAIVCSHILAEMEEEATDYAIIDCGQLLKSGRVADLAGESATFKVDSVASLEQIRAALTAAGINANVVPAASNLANVYRETVGG comes from the coding sequence ATGTTTGCGATTAAGGTCCAAGGTGTTTCGTTTGCTTACCCCGGTGCGTCGGAAAAGGCGCTTGCTTCGGTGAATCTCGAAATTCCCGAAGGCAGTTTCTTTGCGCTTTTGGGCCCGAATGGGGCGGGTAAGACCACGCTTTTGCGACTCTTGTGCGGGCGATTCTCGAAGTTTTCGGGTTCGCTTGAAATTGCGGACGGTTTGCGCGGCAAGAATGGTTTTCTTGACCCTTGCGCCTGCGGAATCTTGCTTGAAAATCCGGGCGTTTACCCCAAGCTTTCGATTGCGGAATATGTCGATTATTTTGTTGGATTTTATGCGGCGCGCAAGCCCGAGTGGAATGAATCTGCCGCCCGCGAACGTATTGCGACTCTTGCGAAAAAGCTGGAATTGCCGAGCCTTGAAACCCGCATGGGCAAGCTTTCGCTCGGCAATCGCCAGAAGGTGCAATTGCTGCGTGCTATGGCGCCGTCTCCCAGGCTCTTGATTCTCGACGAACCGGTCGCAAACTTGGACCCGATGGCTCGCGAAACCGTGTGGAGTCTGCTTGCCGACTGGCGCAAAGACGAAGGCGGTACCGCTATCGTTTGCTCGCATATTCTGGCCGAAATGGAAGAAGAGGCGACCGATTACGCCATCATTGACTGTGGACAGCTTTTGAAGAGCGGGCGAGTCGCTGACCTTGCCGGCGAATCCGCAACCTTTAAAGTAGACTCTGTCGCGTCATTAGAGCAAATTCGTGCGGCGCTTACGGCTGCCGGAATCAACGCAAACGTCGTGCCTGCGGCATCGAACCTCGCGAATGTCTATCGCGAAACGGTTGGCGGCTAG